DNA from Liolophura sinensis isolate JHLJ2023 unplaced genomic scaffold, CUHK_Ljap_v2 scaffold_14, whole genome shotgun sequence:
ATGATGCTCTCGTCATTATCTGGACACATCACATCTGCTGGTAATATAAATATGGTTTCAGTGCCAGTGCATTTATGGCACTGCCAAGTGTAACTAAATTATTTCCTCCCGCTGTAAGGCTGGCTGacgtataagaaaaatattcttgagcatggcgtaaaacaccaatcagataaatatatagtaACTAAAACATCCTGGAACCTCGCTCTAGAACCCATCCGCTAGTAATAAACTGACATCACTGGCAAAACCAATCCTTGCAGCGTTTCTTTAAATGccgaacaagaaaaaaacacatgaaaagtTCATGGTGTGACCAACCAGGGGCTAAAATATGGCCTTCCAAAAAATGGACTCCAATCATTAGATGAGTGAACACACAGGTAGACTAACCATTAGACAAGTGAATAAACAGAACTTTCCAGGGTTAGCAATAAATCGGAACATTTTCTTTTCCGTTTTTTATAATTCTGTTTATTTCCAACAGATGCTGAagtcaatacatatatatatatctatatacaaaaTGTTCTTCCACTAATCTGATCAGCACTGCACATATCATGGCATATAACGGAAAAAGCTAGGTAGTCCATACTGTGTTGTAACTTGCAAACTGGGACCATCAATCAAGTAACCCAAAGTTTGAACACAGTCTGCACGTAATTTTTATTACAGGCTTTTGTTACATTTCACTGGGGCTAAAGGATGTATCTGTAGCAAAGCTGACGCACACATTGCGCTTCCTGTCTGGTTATCCTTCATGTACATGGATCAGCAGAAAACATTTGTCAATGTTTTTGGACACATTACTCAATATCCATCTTTCATCCGTCTTGCACAGGCCTCTCAACAATCCATCCAATCAGTACTGTTCTATACTTGACCTGAGATGGCCTGAAAAGCTGTAACAGTTGCTGATGATGACAGATATCCCTGGGTAGTGATGATGACCTCTGTCCTTGCCACCACAGTTCTTGATGATGACCACTGTCCCTGCCACCACACCTGTTGATGATGACCTATACAACATGTTGTGACCACCATCAGGAACTTGTTCCACACAGTGATCAATGTTGTTGCTACCTTGTCATCATAACCATCATGGCAGTGTCTGTTAGGATAGATCCTCCAAGTTCTGAAACCTTTGTGGAACAGTGTGTGAGAGTATGTGATTTACACCTGTCTCCCCATTCAAAAGCAGGTGGGTTACACCTACTTACCCTCATCTTTACTTCCACCTTCACTGAGCAGGTGGGTCAGCTTGCCCCAGGGGCTTCACATGGACCTGGTTAAACAGCCTGTCCTTCATGACTTGAGACATCAAACCATGGATGGCTTCAATCGTTGTCTTACATCTGTaattatcaacaacaacaaagcatACAAATTAACAAAACCTTGCAAAATGTTCTCCTGTCATCTCCACAGTTGACCACACACAATAGCTAAGCATTTGATCTTCACATTCGAAAGTAGGAAAACAATTTCCAGCCTGATAATATAAGATTTACAGATATGAGTTTAACTTGAACTGACTTGGTAAGACACGTTGACATACCCATCCTTGGTGGCCTTTGCTAACTTGTCCTCAGATTTCTTCTCATGAGAGTCCATACCAAGCATAAAGCCACCCCTGCCCAGCTGCGCATCAGACTGCTCCAGTTTGTCAGCCAGGTCAAATATCTGTCCCGTCGTGTAGTCTGCATTCTAACAACAGAACATCAGGCTTCATGAAAACCTATATGTATAGATCGGTGCACTACAGGTAACAACCAATGCTTCCCAGTGCCATGAAACTAGTACATTGGTACCACAAGTCAACAATAAGACACAGGTAACAGATGTCTACCACTGAATTTCGTTGGCTAGCATTCATTCCCTAGCCAACTGCCAACCCAGTAACATGTCATGAGAATATTGGAGGAGCTGAGTGTGTTGACCCAGTACTTAATCATGTCGTGAGAAGACTGCAGGAGTTGAGGATGTTGACCCAGTACTTAATCATGTCGTGAGAAGACTGGAGGAGTTGAGGATGTTGACCCAGTACTTAATCATATAGTGAGAAGACTGGAGGAGTTGAGGGTGTTGACCCAGTACTTAATCATGCCGTGAGAAGACTGGAGGAGTTGAGGGTGTTGACCCAGTACTTAATCATACAGTGAGAAGACTGGAGGAGCTGAGTGTGTTGACCCAGTACTTAATCATATAGTGAGAAGACTGGAAGAGCTTATGTAGTTGACCCAGTCCTTAATCACATAGTGAGAAGACTGGAAGACTTGAGTGTGTTGACCCAGTACTTAATCATATAGTGAGAAGACTGGAGGAGCTTAGGTTGTTGACCCAGTACTTAATCATGCCGTGAGAAGACTGGAGGAGTTGAGGGTGTTGACCCAGTACTTAATCATACAGTGAGAAGACTGGAGGAGCTGAGTGTGTTGACCCAGTACTTAATCATATAGTGAGAAGATTGGAAGAGCTTAGGTAGTTGACCCAGTCCTTAATCATATAGTGAGAAGACTGGAGGAGTTGAGGGTGTTGACCCAGTACTTAATCATGCCGTGAGAAGACTGGAGGAGCTGAGGGTGTTGACCCAGTACTTAATCATACAGTGAGAAGACTGGAGGAGTTGAGGGTGTTGACCCAGTACTTAATCATGCCGTGAGAAGACTGGAGGAGCTGAGGGTGTTGACCCAGTACATAATCATACAGTGAGAAGACTGGAAGAGCTTAGGTAGTTGACCCAGTCCTTAATCATATAGTGAGAAGACTGGAGGAGTTGAGGGTGTTGACCCAGTACTTAATCATGCCGTAAGAAGACTGGAGGAGTTGAGGGTGTTGACCCAGTACTTAATCATACTGTGAGAAGACTGGAGGAGTTGAGTGTGTTGATCCAGTACTTAATCATACAGTGAGAAGACTGGAAGACTTGAGTGTGTTGATCCAGTCCTTAATCATATAGTGAGAAGACTGGAGGAGCTGAGTGTGTTGACCCAGTACTTAATCATATAGTGAGAAGACTGGAAGACTTGAGTGTGTTGACCCAGTACTTAATCATATAGTGAGAAGACTGGAGGAGTTGAGGGTGTTGACCCAGTACTTAATCATATAGTGAGAAGACTGGAGGAGTTGAGGGTGTTGACCCAGTACTTAATCATACAGTGAGAAGACTGGAGGAGCTTAGGTTGTTGACCCAGTCCTTAATCATATTGTGAGAAGACTGAAAGAGTTGAGTGTGTTGACCCAGTACTTAATCATACCGTGAGAAGACTGGAGGAGTTGAGGGTGTTGACCCAGTACTTAATCATATAGTGAGAAGACTTGAGGAGCTTAGGTAGTTGACTTAGTCCTTAATCATATAATGAGAAGACTGGAGGAGCTGAGTGTGTTGACCCAGTACTTAATCATGCCGTGAGAAGACTGGAGGAGCTTAGGTAGTTGACCCAGTACTTAATCATGCCGTGAGAAGACTGAAAGAGTTGAGTGTGTTGACCCAGTACTTAATCATGCCGTGAGAAGACTGGAGGAGTTGAGGGTGTTGACCCAGTACATAATCATACAGTGAGAAGACTGGAGGAGCTGAGTGTGTTGACCCAGTACTTAATCATGCAGTGAGAAGACTGGAAGACTTGAGGGTGTTGACCCAGTACTTAATCATATGGTGAGAAGACTGGAGGAGCTTAGGTAGTTGACCCAGTACTTAATCATATAGTGAGAAGACTGGAGGAGTTGAGGGTGTTGACCCAGTACTTAATCATATAGTGAGAAGACTGGAGGAGCTGAGTGTGTTGACCCTGTACTTAATCATATAGTGAGAAGACTGGAGGAGCTGAGTGTGTTGACCCTGTACTTAATCATACCGTGAGAAGACTGGAGGAGCTCAGTGTGTTGACCCAGTACTTGTTCCACAAAGATTCCAGTAACCTGTGGTCCAGAGATGATTTAAAATAGGAAACATCTAGAGAGTAATATCTGCAAATCAAAGAGAAAGAGAaattctaattaggtatttctaattaacatgtttgaaaaagtattaggactgtagtgcttgttaatgaatttataactgtaatgcatgttacattaataaattacttacatgggttttatattcggTGGTACTTATTTTTgcagaaatgtgtttgccgcgaAATCCACGAATGttagtaagtgagtgagtgagtgcttggggtttaacgtcgtactcaacaatttttcagtcatatgacgacgaacgaaagtccttagagtgtatgtaatgtgcctccttgttgcaggacggatttccatcactcttttatcttgtgctgcttcaaggcaagtaagccgcgccattatactgataagggtcaagtATACACAATAACaattatgagtgagtgagtgagtgcttggggtttaacgtcgtactcaacaatttttcagtcatatgacgacgaaggaatcattagggtgcatgtatgtgtaatgtgcctccttgtagcaggacggatttccatcactcttttatctagtgctgcttcactgagacgctttaccaaaggcaaataagccgccccgcctgagccattatactgatacgggtcaaccagtcattgcactatccccttcatgctgaacgccaagcgaggaagttacaacttcctcttttaaagtcttaggtgtgactcgatcaaggattgatcctggatctaccggtcctgaaatGGATgccctaccaactgtgctatcagggccggtcgaatgaataaaaaggcatttacagtatatgaaaTGGACACCAATCAAACATCAAATAGCGCCAACTAAACACCAAATCATATTACAGATATTCATTCTAACCTGTGAAATACTGAAACTTACTGTTTGCAATGGACTCCAAAATCTTCAATTTTATTGAGTGGTATGGACTGATACTCTGAGGGTCCTTCATCTGGCGGCTTGTACCCCTGAAATTACAGACATGCCTGATAAATAACTGCTAAAACAGTTCAATGATTCAACCTTTAACCATCTCATTTTGCACAGATACGCATGAACTAACAACCCATCAAACATGCCATTTGACACAATGGGCCACCATAAGCAAAGTTTATAATGTGGCCCCATTCCCAGTGAAAAAAGATGTTCCAAAAATGTGCAGTAGTGACTGCTGTCAATCActgtagaaaaaaacattacagaAAAATAATGATTATCGTAACAacagtaataataattaatGACAGCCATGGCAACCTCCATAAAAGCAGCAACAATATTTCTTTTGTTGGCATTATTGccatcattatcatcattagTGTTGATTGGCAGGATCATGACTAtcattactatatatatatatatatatatatacatacatatttgtataaatatttaataatactAATTAATACTACCACTACTACttttaacaatacatgtaataataaagtAATATGAATATCCATACTAATAAGAAAAGTAACGAAAAATGGGTTCACATGGGTCACTGGTTATGTTAGATATACTGGTTAGTATAGACTAAAGAAATCTATAGACTATAGACTACTAATTGTACTAAAGAAATCACACTCACATGCCATCAACAAGACCCTCACATACCATCATTAACATCCTCACATTCACAGGTGCACCTTAATTAACATCAGTTAACATCCAGTTATTAATTGCCACAAATGCCCAACAATTACATGCAACTCCTTAGGGGGCCTCTGTGCCTCTGTTGGTTAGCCTACttgtgcagcgtaatgacccaagagcccttcaccaatgaggtccagctcatgctggcttcctctctggccgtgcgtgggaacgtctgccaacaacctgcagatggtcatgggtttcccctgggtccTGCCCTTTTTCCTCAGACCATAATGAtggttgccgtcatataagtgaaatattcttgagtgtggcgttaaaaaTTCATGGAAACGAAAGCCTACTTCCCACAAAAAAAGGCTTGGCCACTCACTCAGTACTGCTTAGTAAACATTCAACAGAGTTAATTGTCCCTAGACTTGAGTTGTGAGAGTTCACATTGTGGCTAATGTGGCACTAGGCGCTTGTACTTTGTTGCCACAGCGGTCTCATGAGAAATGGACCTTTTTCATCCTCTCTATGTACAGTCAGCCTGCATTGCTATCGGCCACAATGGACAGGAAGTACCACTGacaatgaattacatgtaggacagAAAGCCAATCAAGGTCTTAGAACAAGGAAGTCATTTATATGAAATTCGGATAGTGAGATTCATTTGGACGCCAGGCTGATGTGGAAGTTGTATTTAACACATGCTGCATTGTACTCTTCACGCAGGAGAGATAACTCAAACTGACAAAGTTTAGACTACTCAGTTCCCTCCCTTCTTTCTTCATAGTTTACTGTCGGATACCTGAATCATTCAGTGACAGTTCATATATTTTAgacaaaaaggttgagggattaCGATAATTTTTACTTTACAAATTATATCTGCAAACAGAAACAAGAAACagtaaacaacaaaatttatttcatgaaatgcCATTTATACTAAAACTATTACACATAAATTAGTTCTCATAGCAGAAACTGTTGGGAACTAAAAAAACATTTCCCGCCGTTTCCCAGGTCAAAAGTACATGGAACCGAAAAAGTGTTTCACAGCAAATTCCTAAATCCTCATGCCTGCCATTTATTGTAGTCATGAACTTTCACTTACATTACCAACTGTAAATTTAGGTGCTATGTGATTGGGTAAACCATAATAAAGAAAGAACTCACCTTGGGGAATGTTCTGAAGGCACCCAGGTTGACTTTACAGCATGTACTCACCTTGTGGAATGTTCTGAAGGCTGTCACCTTGACTTTACAGCATGTACTCACCTTGGGAAATGTTCTGAAGGCACACAGGTTGACCTTACAGCATGTACTCACCTTGGGGAATGTTCTGAAGGCTCTCACCTTGACTTTACAGCATGTACTCACCTTGGGGAATGTTCTGAAGGCACACAGGTTGACTTTACAGCATGTACTCACCTTGGGGAAGGTTTGGAAGGCGCCAAGGTTGACGCATGTACTCACCTTGGGGAATGTTCTGAAGGCGCCCAGGTTGACTTTACAGCATGTACTCACCTTGGGGAATGTTCTGAAGGCGTCCAGGTTGACTTTACAGCATGTGCTCACCTTGGGGAATGTTCTGAAGGCGCCCAGGTTGACTTTACAGCATGTACTCACCTTGGGGAGTGTTCTGAAGGCGCCCAGGTTGCCTTTACAGCATGTACTCACCTTGGGGAATGTTCTGAAGGCTCTCACCTTGACATTACAACATGTACTCACCTTGGGGAGCGTTCTGAAGGCTCTCACCTTGACTTTACAGCATGTACTCACCTTGGGAAATGTTCTGAAGGCTCTCACGTTGATGCATGTACTCACCTTGGGGAATGTTCTGAAGGCTCTCACGTTGATGCATGTACTCACCTTGGGGAATGTTCTGAAGGCTCTCCCCTTGACATTACAACATGTACTCACCTTGGGGAATGTTCTGAAGGCTCTCACCTTGACTTTACAGCATGTACTCACCTTGGGAAATGTTCTGAAGGCTCTCACGTTGATGCATGTACTCACCTTGGGGAATGTTCTGAAGGCTCCCAGGTTGACTTTGCCTGCAGAGATGGTTCTAACTGGATCCACCTGAGatcagaaaaatacatgtatgcactttaCACATATGCACCTTACCAAAGAAACATCTGCATCaagtattttataaatgacAAGGTCTCTTTGATGTTGGCTTACTACTGAAGTTTAACTGTTTACACAAACACTCTTGCTAAGCTAAGTCTTGACAAGGTCTCTTTGACGTTGGCTTACTACTGAAGTTTAACTGTTTACACAAACACTCTTCCTAAGCTAAGTCTTGATCACTTAATCTTCTTTGTGATGTTTCTGAAGTTTAATCTGTGCCAAGAAGTTTACCATTCATATCTGTCATTCAAATTATCGGTCCAAGCGGTTACAAATAGAAACTGTCATCTTTTCATGTTCACTGTAACTGGATGGCCAGACTCACCACTATGGCTACAAAGGGTTCCTGAAACTGCTGGTTTAACATCTGTGTGCTGACATCAATCCCTGATAACCAGCAGCCATAGCCTGGGTGACTGTGGTACCAGCCTATCACATTCTCCAGGCGGCCCACCTACAATGCCGACATCCATACAGTAATAAATTGTAGCCAACTACAAAACTACCAATGATGGTTCTCTACAGAAAATCAGATCGGTAGCCGTAGTCTAGGTGACTGTGGTACCATTCTATCACATTCTCCAGACAGCCCCCCTACAATGGCATCCCATGATGATGTTTGGGTAAATAGCCCAGCAAACATTTCAGGAGATCTTAAGTGGCAAATATGAACTTATGTTATGATAAAGTAAAGTGCTGACCAAACTCTAATAATGTTTAAAACGGGCATTATTATAACTTGTCAGTAAAATACACCAGTAAATGCATGGAAGGGTAACCAGGTTGTTAAaattatctatatatattatCTATACAAAATGAGAAGCAAAACTCAACTTCATCTTACATCTTACAAGGACCAGATAATTTTGCCCATGCATAACTTTTTTCTGGCTAAAATACTTCAACCCTTAAAAGAGATGCTGGCATGTTATATCAAACTATATATGGTCATTTAATCATGCTGCTAATAACCTTATCTTACAGAGAAAGATGATAGGATCAAACAAGTAGCGAGACTTGATAAAACCACAACCCAAGTATAGGATCATGCAATCACAGTGAGACCAGCAAACGAGAAGGCAATGTGATTCTCACATACCTGCTTGGCTAATTCTGTGTATGCAGCCATGTACTCATATGCCTGAGCCTGAGCGTTCACTCGTGTTTCTGTTCCTTCCACAGGGAGTGCAAAACTGTCCATGACAACCATGACATTACCATCCACTTTGCCCAGCAACAGTCCCATGACCTCTAGGTTACCACCTGACCTAGCATGCATCACCATCTTCAACAGGGCCAAGGCAGAGATCTTGATGAACTTGAAATAATGAGGACTGTGTAGTACAGAAAACACTTGTAAAACCACAAGCAACATCTACGACAAATAAAGCAAACAGAGAAGAAACGTGTTCTATTCACGGTAACAGACAGTAGTTAATTTTGGCTTAACAGCATTGGTCAGGGTTTGACACACGTGGTGTTCACACAGCAAGATGGATAGGAATGCATCTTTCTTGGATAGGAATAACCCTTTCTTGTATCTTTGAAAGAGGAAACCACGGAGGAGTACCATACTATCTAACAATAAATGACAAAGCTTGAGATTTTGTGGATTTCTTGTTAATTGATCAAATATTCATTCTTCAGTCTTACCTAAAGAAATTTCTAATACTGAACTTAGCATCAAAAATCTTAGTTGCTTTCTACCATAGTGTAATTACAAACTAAAAGAGTTTCATTGGGGCAATACTTTGTACTGAAACTGGACTTACTGTACAACTCCATCAGTGACACACTTGTTTAGCCAGGATCAAACATGAGTGTTACAGTGCCCAACATCATCATACTCATCCTATCTTTCTTGAGTATATACAATCTAGTCTAACAGTAACACTTTGAAATGCAGTGTTCCTGAACTCACTTCTGTCCCTGAGGGTTGCATGTGACATCATCACTCTGGGAGACCAATAGCCAGGCAGCCACACTGGAGTACTTTTAACATGGCTTGGTATAGCTGCACTACTTTAATATGGCTGCCAGAAGTGGGTCATGCAACCCCTCTAACCCATACTTTGGTCTGTATCAGTGCAGTACATGGTGACTACTAATCAACAGCTTGATGCAGTAAGTTTTGCCCCTTTGAGGTCTTCGAAGTTAAAAGAATAGCATTTCAGAATTCTAAGCAAGCTTGGCATAAAAGACAACTAACATGAAGCTCTACAACCTAGGACCAGTAATAAAATAGGTccacatcatttaaaacatgatGTTCTTTATTTGCGTTGATGGCAACGCTACATTTAAAAGATACCTTAAACACATAACGATGTTGTATATGGATTATATGTGCATTAACAGAGATTAATTTGGttcaaaaatgtttgtttatccATGTCATAAAAGAATCCATTTGGTAGATGTTTCTAATCTTTGATAGCTGTGGAATATATCTCTCACACTGGGCCACACAGAGTGTTGGGGGATTACATTGAGAAACTGCTTCTAATGCATCAGATCGACGATAAAcaacatttaccgcatcttcacacgtGCATTAAAATTTCCCTAGCGTAAATCAATATTAACTGAGTGGTTCCCATAATCAACTAATTTGCGAGTCTCACTGAATCAGAAATGATCCATGACGACTGCACAACTTcccaaaataaatgcattttcagacaTTACATCCACTGCCAGCATTTCGATCACTTGCGAGACTGAAGTGTTAAGTGCCATTTGACGTCAGCGGAAGGGAACCAGCCAAATGAGCGACCAGACTTGCCTAGTGTTACTACAATGATTGCTATAATGATTTCCATATAATGATGATTATCTCCCTAGAATGACTATATTTTTTCTGCGCTCACATCAATTATGTGACATGTATGCATGTCTATCAGAATAAGATGGAagccacagtgggtgtagtgcctgaaaatgtatttaatttgtgaatttgtacggttgtcatggatcgttGTATGGTGCGGTGACACACaaaacaggttagttgattatgggaaCATCTCGATTGATGTCAATTTACACCAGAGAAATTTTAAGGCGCATGTGAGGATACAATAAATGTTGTTTACCATCGATCAAACACAGAAGCAGTTTCTCCCTGTAACTCTTGCAACACTTCCTGTTGCTCGATATGAGTTACATTTCGCGACTAAACCTTTGAATAATTACCTTGCACATAACTGTCATAAACATCAACACTCACATAAACTAGAATTTCGTCTCAATGCCATCATACAAAACGACTGGTCGAATGAGTAACTGAATGTATACGTAGGCCTAAAAGAATTTCCAAAACTGACAAAGCAGAAAAACTCACTCCTTTTCCCATGGCTTTGCAGCCAGTAtatcttgttgttgttttttgtcgTAGCGGTAGATTTCATCGATACTGTTCACCGTTTCCATGCTGTTCGACATCTCCCATGTCTTCTGGGCTGGACGGCTGTCCATTGTGTTGATTCGGCGTTTAGATGTTTCGGTATCGCGTAAACAGTTCCGTCAAGTGTCTCAACCAAACCTCAAACGTTGTATGTCGACAACTGTAGACCGAAATAACTTTACTAGAGAATTACCCTGGAGTAATAAATTATATGAGTAACGGAGTGAAGAGACGGTccattaaacaaaaatgaaattatcactttaaaattgttactaCATTATTTGAACATGCACCTTATTCAAACCAGAAACTGATGCGCATATTTTCTCTCTCTGTTCGAAGCTGTGTACCTTGTAATCAACAACTCAGCTTTGGGGGTAATTTTCCTGAAGTGTTTCTTAGTCTACTTATCTGTGCCCGGAAGTTAGCGTTCGTTATTATGATGAGAATATTTTAGaggattttatttgattatatttatgtattcactTATTCATTCGTTTATAATTATTGcatttttataaaacaaaacatactttTTACAACGGTAGATTTTAATTTTACCGGGGCCACGTGATAAGTTCCAACATGGTTGACAGCAAGATGTTTGCGACAGACGGAGGTGGTGTCTATTAACTTTGCTCAGTAATTTAGTTTACTCTgacatttattcatgtttttgtgtaagtgaaaacctTCAAAGTGGCACATTCACATCAAGTAGTTATGTTTCTGACGAGGACGTTGGAGAAGATTCTCGCCGACAAGGACATCAAAAAGGCTCATCATTCTCAATTGAAGAAGGCCTGTGAGGTGGCAAGAGGTATGACACTTAtttcacagttttgtttttgttacggCGATTTTTTGTACTGAATTTGATCTTGTAATGCTAACTTGTCTGTTATTTGAGGATTTGTTTAAAATCAATTGACCTGAACCACTTAAATTGATTGTGCGTGGGAATGTGTGAAGGACAGGTAACTGCAGGTGTTAACGAGCGGAATGGAATGATTGATTTTTGAACCTGTTAGAATAAATGTCTGAGTACGACACCTGCTTATTGATGCGATTGTAATATTGTCTTATAATATAATCGTGATACTGTCCCAGAATATAATGAAGATCTAATCCTTCAACTCTTATACATTACACATCCTTGTAGCCCAAGACCTCGGTCTAAGGGTGGTTTATACATACTGGCCACCCTTAACCCGAGAGTTATGTGGACCCAATTTCGGTATAATGCTCACAGCTACCCCTTCGTTTAATTCCTATGCATGCACATCAGATTTGTCCTGAATACACATATAGCACCccaattctgaaagctaaaacatttatgcacattttgccacaatGGCTACTTGCCTTTACATCAGCATTCTTATGTAAATCTTTGCAGAAGTCAAAAATAGGGTCGTATTTAGCATGTCACCGTGAgctgccatgtttttaaaatttgagtTAGTGAGGCGCACATGCGCAGAAGCGTATGACCTTTCCATGAAATTTAGAATGGAATTGTTGCCGAAAACAACCCCTCttttttttactgcaaactTAATTCAGCTTTTCGCACAAATTGTGGGATCTGTCATGGTGCTCCATAAACTTCAGACAATTGCAAGTAACATGAAGTAAcatggctttctgtctgtcaaaaCTGATAGCCACCTCTTCAAAACATAGTGATGTGGTGAAAGGTCAACCACAACCCGATTTATAAGGTCACGATGTCAACATGGCGTGTGAGCGTAAGCCACATCTGTGAATAATCTTGGATCCACCGCCCTTTAAGGCTACAGAAAGTGGCAAAAAattggcagaggaacagagaatgtcttggttaatataatttattggagttttacctGGAAAATGCGTGTATTGGTACTGTTTTTAAATACCACTATTTTAACCTGGAAGACTCCTTGGCTGTAATCTGCAcctaaccccatattaaaagatcacagcccgAGGTCCTTGCTGTGCATTGTCAAGAGTCAGAATGAACGCATAAGACGGGAACCTGTCAACAGACTAATCTAATGTTAACTTGCGCGTGTGTGTGAATCTGTCTTGTCTTTTAAGTCGTTGACTCAGATCACATGTTTGatctctgtttttattttattgctataGGTATAATGGAGATTAAAGTATTGGAGTATTTTGGTAAAATGTATGTGATTCCCTGATTAATTATGATTATACGCCTTTGTTTTCTGTACAAATCAGGAAACAGGTGTATGGCTTTACACTACATTGTGACAGTTTACTTTCTTAGGCATGGGTTGTTTAGTTCAAAGGGCACAGAAGTCAATGATCCCTGGACTGCGGAGTTGATGAACCGCACACATTGACTACACTACATGTCACAACATGCATAAATGGTGGGAATTAAATTTAGGTACAGAGAGGAAGATTTCAATAATTcgttgca
Protein-coding regions in this window:
- the LOC135481248 gene encoding COP9 signalosome complex subunit 5 isoform X2, giving the protein MGKGFIKISALALLKMVMHARSGGNLEVMGLLLGKVDGNVMVVMDSFALPVEGTETRVNAQAQAYEYMAAYTELAKQVGRLENVIGWYHSHPGYGCWLSGIDVSTQMLNQQFQEPFVAIVVDPVRTISAGKVNLGAFRTFPKGYKPPDEGPSEYQSIPLNKIEDFGVHCKQYYSLDVSYFKSSLDHRLLESLWNKYWVNTLSSSSLLTNADYTTGQIFDLADKLEQSDAQLGRGGFMLGMDSHEKKSEDKLAKATKDGCKTTIEAIHGLMSQVMKDRLFNQVHVKPLGQADPPAQ
- the LOC135481248 gene encoding COP9 signalosome complex subunit 5 isoform X1, translating into MDSRPAQKTWEMSNSMETVNSIDEIYRYDKKQQQDILAAKPWEKDPHYFKFIKISALALLKMVMHARSGGNLEVMGLLLGKVDGNVMVVMDSFALPVEGTETRVNAQAQAYEYMAAYTELAKQVGRLENVIGWYHSHPGYGCWLSGIDVSTQMLNQQFQEPFVAIVVDPVRTISAGKVNLGAFRTFPKGYKPPDEGPSEYQSIPLNKIEDFGVHCKQYYSLDVSYFKSSLDHRLLESLWNKYWVNTLSSSSLLTNADYTTGQIFDLADKLEQSDAQLGRGGFMLGMDSHEKKSEDKLAKATKDGCKTTIEAIHGLMSQVMKDRLFNQVHVKPLGQADPPAQ